A stretch of Phoenix dactylifera cultivar Barhee BC4 unplaced genomic scaffold, palm_55x_up_171113_PBpolish2nd_filt_p 000130F, whole genome shotgun sequence DNA encodes these proteins:
- the LOC103722508 gene encoding G-box-binding factor 1-like isoform X3, with protein MESTEETATVSEKPSKTEKAATSPAAAVAPPSPPQQSAAPAQQLPPPTTHAYTEWAASLQAFYGSGAAAAAAAAAAAAAAGAAATTPQAFFPPSSPSPHPFVWGTQHLMSPYGTPITYSPMYPHGALYAHPSVAVGVGYPTTEPSDGKDKGSAASRWSSGNAGGSPGKSGDGGKVTSGSADSASQSGDSGSEGSSDTRDDNTESRDLSASKKRSYGSMISEVETSQPIIAAQYCGTTVEPSYSSRGRSATKLPVSAPGRTTLTGLPTNLNIGMDLWNTSHAGAVPVRARPMGAGVAMATGRRKGVTAEQQWIQDDRELKRERRKQSNRESARRSRLRKQSCWDLIVLLSSLSPARM; from the exons ATGGAGTCTACAGAAGAGACCGCCACCGTCTCCGAGAAGCCTTCCAAGACTGAAAAGGCGGCTACTTCACCTGCTGCCGCGGTGGCTCCTCCGTCGCCGCCTCAACAATCCGCTGCGCCAGCGCAACAGCTACCGCCGCCGACAACCCATGCGTACACCGAATGGGCGGCATCTCTGCAGGCTTTCTATGGAAGTGGAGCTGCGGCcgccgcggcggcggcggcggcggcggctgcggCGGGAGCTGCTGCTACTACGCCTCAGGCCTTCTTCCCACCCTCTTCCCCTTCTCCCCATCCTTTCGTCTGGGGAACTCAG CATCTGATGTCGCCTTATGGCACCCCGATCACATACTCCCCGATGTATCCTCATGGAGCGCTGTATGCTCACCCTTCCGTGGCGGTG GGCGTGGGTTACCCGACTACTGAGCCATCAGATGGGAAGGACAAGGGCTCGGCAGCTAGCAGGTGGAGTTCCGGGAATGCTGGGGGTTCCCCAGGGAAGTCAGGGGATGGCGGTAAAGTTACTTCAGGTTCTGCAGATAGTGCATCCCAGAG TGGTGACAGTGGAAGTGAGGGCTCGTCGGATACAAGAGATGATAACACTGAATCAAGA GACTTATCAGCATCAAAAAAGAGAAGTTATGGCAGTATGATATCAGAAG TAGAAACTTCACAGCCCATAATTGCTGCCCAATATTGTGGCACTACTGTTGAACCATCTTACTCTAGTAGGGGAAGATCTGCAACAAAGCTGCCAGTTTCAGCACCAGGGAGGACGACGCTAACTGGCCTTCCAACTAACTTGAATATAGGGATGGATCTATGGAATACTTCCCATGCTGGAGCTGTACCTGTTAGAGCTAGACCTATGGGAGCAGGTGTTGCAATGGCAACAGGGAGACGGAAGGGGGTCACAGCTGAACAGCAGTGGATACAG GATGATAGGGAATtgaagagggagagaagaaaacAGTCAAATAGGGAGTCAGCAAGGAGGTCGAGGCTACGAAAGCAG